A window from Flavobacterium gyeonganense encodes these proteins:
- a CDS encoding carboxymuconolactone decarboxylase family protein, which produces MQKRFNFKEVAPSALKAMVGLEMYLSKASISKTSKDLIKIRASQINGCAYCINIHTQDAIKNGETNQRIFLLNAWREAEDIFTEEEKVVLAITEEITLIHQNGLSDETYSTALQFFSETQLADIITAIITINLWNRVVLSTHLPIGQSLA; this is translated from the coding sequence ATGCAAAAACGATTTAACTTTAAGGAAGTTGCACCAAGTGCACTAAAAGCGATGGTTGGTTTAGAAATGTATCTTTCAAAGGCTTCAATATCTAAAACATCCAAAGATCTTATAAAGATCCGAGCATCACAAATTAATGGTTGTGCATATTGTATCAATATTCACACTCAAGATGCAATTAAAAATGGTGAGACAAACCAACGAATTTTTCTATTGAATGCTTGGAGAGAGGCTGAAGACATTTTTACGGAAGAAGAAAAAGTAGTGTTGGCGATAACGGAAGAGATAACGTTAATACATCAAAATGGATTGTCAGATGAGACCTATTCAACCGCGTTACAGTTTTTTAGCGAAACTCAACTTGCAGATATTATAACTGCCATAATTACCATCAACCTCTGGAACAGGGTCGTATTAAGCACCCACTTACCGATAGGACAAAGTCTTGCATAG
- a CDS encoding DUF1648 domain-containing protein: MVSKKVKILYLISLSIFLTYLLLLFYHYSDIPQTVASHVDITGKVDGYSNKNSLLISSGVNVLILVFIGFLIKNPKSANYPVEITDENRESAYKKMQLFLCITAIITTSVFSYMAFKAIGLERNFIYLIIYLIATPLITIFYFGRNKKS; encoded by the coding sequence ATGGTTTCTAAAAAAGTAAAAATACTGTATCTCATTAGTCTGTCGATATTTTTAACTTATCTTCTATTATTATTCTATCATTATTCAGACATTCCTCAAACAGTTGCTTCTCATGTGGACATAACTGGCAAAGTAGACGGATATAGCAATAAAAATTCATTGTTGATTTCTTCTGGAGTCAATGTACTAATACTAGTTTTTATCGGGTTTTTGATAAAAAATCCAAAATCGGCTAATTACCCAGTTGAGATCACAGACGAAAATAGAGAAAGTGCATATAAAAAAATGCAATTATTTTTATGCATAACAGCAATTATTACCACGTCTGTTTTTTCATATATGGCATTTAAAGCAATTGGCCTCGAAAGGAATTTTATATATCTAATTATATACCTGATTGCAACTCCTTTAATTACCATATTTTATTTTGGAAGGAATAAAAAAAGTTAA
- a CDS encoding Crp/Fnr family transcriptional regulator, which translates to MSEIFKKHITKFAKVSDDEFEEIKKFFDTKEVAKKENLLEEGQICRHHYFVLSGLLRKFYINEKGTEQTTEFAIETWWLTDNFAYENQLHTEFYIQAVEKSIVFYITQDKQEKLLEKFPVMERYFRFVYQRAYAAAQKRIKFLFSFSKEEFYFQAVRNHPEFVQRVPQYLIASYLGFTPEYLSEIRKRLLS; encoded by the coding sequence ATGTCTGAAATTTTCAAAAAACATATAACTAAATTCGCAAAAGTTTCTGACGATGAATTTGAAGAAATTAAAAAATTCTTTGACACGAAAGAGGTCGCCAAAAAAGAAAACCTATTAGAGGAGGGACAAATTTGCAGGCATCATTATTTTGTTTTGAGTGGCTTGTTGAGAAAGTTTTATATCAACGAAAAAGGTACTGAACAAACCACTGAATTTGCCATTGAAACCTGGTGGCTTACAGATAACTTTGCCTACGAAAACCAACTTCATACGGAATTTTATATTCAGGCTGTAGAAAAATCTATTGTTTTTTATATCACCCAAGATAAACAGGAAAAATTATTAGAAAAATTTCCTGTGATGGAACGCTATTTCCGTTTTGTTTACCAACGAGCTTATGCAGCAGCTCAAAAACGTATAAAATTTCTTTTTTCTTTTTCAAAAGAAGAATTTTATTTCCAAGCTGTGAGAAATCATCCCGAATTTGTGCAACGTGTTCCCCAATATTTAATCGCTTCTTATCTAGGTTTCACTCCCGAGTATTTAAGCGAAATCCGAAAGAGGCTTCTTTCTTAA
- a CDS encoding DUF7619 domain-containing protein — protein MRKLLLSLLLLPALFQAQNAASADPGFIPATVWNNYEKQVNDMALQSDGKIVIEATQYNYNTGWTRTIERLNADGSSDAAFRVLTDNTANSHKCPILIQSDGKIILGSQFTVAGVIKPMIRLNTDGTIDTTFDTPALPASSYIYCLTLLPDGKLLVGNDSSKKLLRLTADGALDTTFYDEHPEIEQCIAVLVLPDGKLIVAGSIRMPDPGGVGTSLHLEKLNADGTIDPTFDINAGFTGRNGYTSSLALQPDGKILVGGRFDSCDGNKSKSLARLHPDGSYDNTFTSPIYDTNPVINDILVRPNGNILIGGNFSASSIYGIAMLLPNGSVTYSFSPSTTGTGVRITEYSEVRRVLQQPDGMILHCGDYGNIGGQSNRTNMIRLLGTDSYLVNGYTRLDMQNNGCTDADPGFPYLKYKLVNSTNQSYYYSSSNGYHGVMLKNGTSVITPILENPTWFSVSPSSISLNMPSATNYANQNFCVTAVGIHHDLSVVIVPINEARPGFDAYYKVLVKNNGNQTATGTVRFAYDAATAEYLQSTPLAASAGLGSVTWNIEGLLPLSEVEYIVKLNLNTPTDTPPLNGNDVLKFSAVANMAQDEVATNNEATLEQTVVNSFDPNDKICLGGDYVRPEQVGDYMYYRIRFENLGTASAQNIKVTDMIDTTKFDIASLSPVEGSHPFTTRVIQGNQVEFMFNNIQLGFADENNDGYLVFKIRSLNSLAEGAVLENTASIYFDYNLPVVTNTSVVTVQTSLHTTPFETIELALYPVPAGDRVFISNPKQVNVQSVTVYNLLGQSVLQNVTPGPQGDVNVTALAKGSYVMRVRTELGDGVMRFVKK, from the coding sequence ATGCGAAAACTATTACTTTCACTGTTGTTGCTTCCTGCTTTATTTCAAGCGCAAAATGCAGCTAGTGCCGATCCGGGATTTATTCCTGCTACGGTTTGGAATAATTATGAAAAACAAGTCAACGATATGGCGCTTCAGTCCGACGGCAAAATTGTCATTGAGGCTACCCAATATAATTACAATACGGGATGGACGCGAACCATAGAACGACTCAATGCAGACGGTTCGAGTGATGCTGCTTTTAGAGTATTGACCGATAATACGGCAAATTCGCATAAATGTCCGATACTGATACAGTCCGATGGCAAAATTATATTGGGCTCCCAATTTACCGTAGCAGGTGTAATCAAACCTATGATTCGGCTGAACACCGACGGTACTATTGATACAACTTTCGACACGCCAGCTTTGCCAGCATCTTCTTATATCTACTGTTTGACCTTGTTGCCAGACGGGAAGCTACTGGTTGGAAATGACTCTTCTAAAAAACTGCTTCGCCTGACCGCCGATGGTGCTTTAGATACCACTTTTTATGATGAGCATCCCGAAATAGAGCAGTGCATTGCCGTATTGGTATTACCAGATGGCAAGTTAATTGTAGCCGGCTCAATACGCATGCCGGACCCAGGAGGGGTGGGGACGTCCCTCCATCTTGAAAAACTAAATGCCGACGGCACAATAGATCCAACATTTGATATCAACGCCGGTTTTACAGGTCGGAATGGTTATACGTCTTCATTGGCATTACAGCCTGACGGAAAAATACTGGTGGGCGGAAGGTTCGATTCTTGCGACGGCAACAAGTCTAAGAGCTTAGCACGGCTGCACCCCGACGGAAGTTATGACAACACGTTTACATCCCCAATATATGACACAAATCCTGTGATAAATGACATTTTGGTGCGACCTAACGGCAATATCCTGATTGGAGGTAATTTTAGTGCGAGCAGTATTTATGGTATTGCTATGCTGTTACCAAACGGTTCAGTAACGTATTCTTTTTCGCCATCGACGACTGGTACTGGCGTTAGGATTACAGAATACTCGGAGGTGCGCAGGGTCTTGCAGCAACCTGACGGTATGATCTTGCACTGTGGTGATTATGGAAATATTGGAGGTCAGTCTAATAGGACTAACATGATTCGCTTGCTCGGTACTGATAGCTACCTTGTAAACGGCTATACCCGATTGGACATGCAAAATAATGGGTGTACCGATGCCGATCCCGGATTTCCGTACCTTAAGTACAAACTGGTGAACAGTACGAACCAAAGTTATTATTATTCCAGTTCCAATGGTTACCATGGCGTAATGCTCAAAAATGGCACAAGTGTTATCACGCCTATACTTGAAAATCCGACTTGGTTCAGCGTTTCGCCATCAAGTATCAGTCTGAATATGCCATCGGCAACGAATTATGCAAACCAGAATTTCTGTGTGACCGCAGTCGGAATCCACCATGATTTGTCGGTTGTAATAGTGCCAATTAATGAAGCGAGACCAGGTTTTGACGCCTATTATAAAGTTTTGGTTAAGAACAATGGCAATCAAACGGCAACAGGTACTGTACGATTTGCGTACGATGCCGCTACGGCGGAATACCTCCAAAGTACCCCTTTGGCCGCAAGCGCAGGTTTGGGCTCGGTGACATGGAATATTGAAGGTTTATTGCCGTTATCTGAAGTTGAATATATTGTAAAACTAAACTTGAACACCCCTACCGATACGCCGCCACTGAATGGCAATGATGTATTGAAATTTTCAGCAGTGGCAAACATGGCTCAGGACGAAGTTGCGACGAATAATGAAGCGACATTGGAGCAAACGGTAGTAAATTCGTTTGATCCTAATGATAAGATTTGCCTCGGAGGTGACTATGTGCGCCCGGAACAGGTAGGTGATTATATGTATTACCGCATCCGATTCGAGAATTTGGGTACCGCATCGGCGCAAAACATTAAGGTGACCGACATGATTGATACCACTAAATTTGATATCGCTAGTTTGAGTCCGGTAGAGGGTAGCCATCCTTTTACTACCCGCGTGATACAAGGTAATCAGGTCGAGTTTATGTTCAACAACATACAGCTTGGGTTTGCTGATGAGAATAATGATGGCTATTTGGTTTTTAAAATTCGTTCATTGAATTCGCTTGCAGAAGGTGCTGTGCTGGAGAATACAGCTTCGATTTATTTTGACTACAATCTCCCTGTTGTGACGAATACTTCGGTCGTGACGGTGCAGACGTCTTTGCATACTACACCATTTGAAACGATTGAATTGGCGCTTTATCCTGTTCCTGCGGGCGATAGGGTATTCATCAGTAATCCGAAACAAGTTAATGTTCAGTCGGTAACAGTGTATAATCTTTTAGGGCAGTCAGTACTTCAAAATGTAACACCCGGACCCCAAGGTGATGTGAATGTTACAGCACTTGCTAAGGGAAGCTATGTAATGCGGGTGAGGACAGAACTGGGTGATGGTGTGATGCGGTTTGTTAAAAAGTAA
- a CDS encoding sporulation-delaying protein SdpB family protein, producing the protein MIEKINNRIKTSCLELFPYTNTVGFARSILALGTLLTLVLNPISILFHKKIDGTILNPVLNPVIPINEYNFFTLCGFDNIIYMKGLAIVILCITISGYFIKITSILHWWVSISFLYFSSIIDGGDQIASILSFLLIPFCLTDPRKNHWMYIEPNDSAKNIIGLFSIWIIRIQVAIIYYHASLGKLSVPEWVNGTAIYYWFNHSVFGMPPSISILMNHLLSNPIIISLLTYSVIVLEILLFLGLLASIKYRKTILCFGILFHFFIIIYHGIFSFFFSICAALILFLYPTYQSINFKLWFLKK; encoded by the coding sequence ATGATCGAGAAAATTAATAACCGAATTAAAACTTCTTGTTTAGAGCTTTTTCCATATACAAATACTGTCGGTTTTGCAAGGAGTATACTCGCTCTGGGAACTTTACTTACTTTGGTTTTAAATCCAATTAGTATATTATTTCATAAAAAGATAGACGGTACAATATTAAACCCTGTACTAAATCCAGTTATACCTATAAATGAATATAACTTTTTTACACTCTGTGGCTTTGATAATATCATCTACATGAAAGGATTGGCAATAGTGATTCTTTGTATAACCATTTCGGGTTACTTCATAAAAATAACTTCAATATTACACTGGTGGGTTTCCATTAGTTTTCTTTATTTTTCATCGATAATAGACGGAGGGGATCAAATTGCATCAATTTTAAGCTTCTTATTAATACCATTTTGCTTAACAGATCCAAGAAAAAATCATTGGATGTATATTGAACCTAATGATTCTGCAAAAAACATTATTGGTTTATTTTCAATCTGGATAATACGAATTCAGGTCGCAATCATATATTATCATGCCTCATTAGGCAAACTAAGTGTGCCGGAATGGGTAAATGGCACAGCAATTTACTACTGGTTTAACCATAGTGTTTTCGGAATGCCTCCAAGTATTTCTATACTAATGAACCACCTTTTAAGCAACCCAATTATTATTTCCTTGCTTACTTATAGTGTTATTGTTCTTGAAATTTTATTATTCTTAGGATTGTTAGCATCTATAAAATATCGCAAAACAATTCTTTGCTTTGGAATCTTATTTCATTTCTTTATAATCATTTACCATGGAATATTTTCATTTTTCTTCTCAATTTGTGCTGCTTTGATATTATTTCTCTATCCCACATATCAATCTATTAATTTTAAATTATGGTTTCTAAAAAAGTAA
- a CDS encoding thrombospondin type 3 repeat-containing protein, whose translation MRFQKPTRKDSCGSWGPLFISIAQFGSTNLKYGNPRTNDVINAYQAYIQNQSQNPTPQEDEEVEVQSWNDFANSYAISKDICAPATMTPSFSLEIPVVPGTKTPCEIYKKAINDTNIQQVSDAFYTDKREAFKQNYLKKALEGINETLTQKSFDKEYQYTLYYYDQAGNLVQTVPPEGVQRLKASSDETINSLRKTNSQKEDTAPVNDIPVLPLHKMQTQYRYNSLNQLVWQQTPDGGVTRFAYDELGRIIASQNANQIGNSQFSYTRYDGLGRITEAGQLKTKTGLSLTISESGRLTDAGGNLISSDAVTKTINYPYNIADATEQVTKTIYDSPVQDTQNWFTTYGSDNNHKRVTAVLYFDTLTSAVPVTSYANGIFYDYDVHGNVKELVHHINNPKLTSMGVAVKKVVYDYDLISGNVNRVTYQPNNAKDQFIHRYEYDADNRIKQVYTSKDNIIWEKEANYLYYDHGPLARLELGDKQVQGLDYIYTLQGWLKGVNSEKLGYAFDAGQDGLSVAQDAFGFALNYYKGDYQSRAGTTKDNTLFSFSKAQALELDTNNLFNGNIKEMVTSLTNHEQNTVPTQFNYYKYDQLNRIKEMTSKSITTAGVASNGYWSNYTYDRNGNLYNLNRADRLNGVITPMDQLSYTYNNGNNQLRRVNDAVGNGVFVAPGGTVNDTSLDIDNQTEDENYVYDNIGQLKQDKQEGLNIDWRVDGKVKSVTKNNGTVISFEYDGLGNRIAKIVTTPTKTTTTYYERDAQGNVLSTYEMIKQGNITSYYLVEQDIYGSNRLGTENRRILISEENGTLLRKALNSKITASTEAQTLTETPVQNILAGITLNSIFGAATWNEKPENTINLFNSDKQQTLAIELTGHLKIDAADTPNSTYLLASLHSTHIEGDMWPRGPARSYLNSVLLSVKKGPSGYKPVITLIKYRRTHHRYKKSHKKWRLSYRSYKHTTNYEIMSPSIPEDEWDIKANIELSKTLGEYVVTITVNGNEYKTTAIKHLNYDGDEEDNMQDDSPRLRIRLPQNTVGATTITHKPDDTTVYNALKSQICDFGYTIDNGQEKEDLLTNYFSLDKEGTTQPQVTFTSTTNHTMTLAAGAQFSQTYCGAKDDDKDGDGYIDTLDNCPNIFNPDQADEDGDGVGDVCDNCRKKINTDQLDTDKDGVGDVCDNCINNANFDQADTEVDENGKPHPDGYGDACDNCKTIYNPDQKDENNNGIGDACEGLAQGMGKNSFATTPLTAYRFVGDKQYELSNHLGNVLSVISDRKLAGTINVPGLTTLNDFNFTGWANINADNNWSAANAAIVTTNTNKLVITAKGLGTGVVYSMLTTTGKKYTVTYDLELTTSPEIKVRASNFGVPFQQKTDKTSGRNSITFIATGVVTNIEWLKNREDGNLEEVFTLDNVNTAVESATNQVSVIAFSPDVRSYSDYYPFGQLVPTRHGSSDSYRYGFQGQEKDDEIKGGEGNSLNYTFRMHDPRVGRFFAVDPLAQKYSWNSPYAFSENRVIDGVELEGLEFTKLNKSLVTARLNYLEDHPMAINQQSSGTCVLAAITYLWIKEDCQGFSQTIMKLYNTGEAKYNQFVFHPGEDLQNIDPKNTKITHEKNYSTDWLILASLQQTLNAHRDKPDYSGKVNDKGEDIGPTENSATEEMFLMKKLLNFKDVKAIRPNEKNSGSQTLKNIDTKFRAGYAIILNVKAAIMYDLTTASAIPGIQDGRHAVNYLGGLQEAGKNILGQQLYQFNVQTWGKKEYTITVTEGQIENGAIMNYVQGKPTK comes from the coding sequence GTGCGGTTTCAAAAGCCCACACGAAAGGATTCGTGCGGGAGCTGGGGCCCATTATTCATAAGTATTGCACAATTTGGTTCTACCAATTTAAAATATGGTAATCCCAGAACGAATGATGTAATTAATGCTTATCAAGCCTACATTCAGAACCAGAGCCAAAACCCAACTCCTCAGGAAGATGAAGAAGTAGAGGTTCAGAGCTGGAATGATTTTGCCAATTCTTATGCAATTTCAAAAGATATTTGTGCGCCGGCTACAATGACTCCATCTTTTAGTCTGGAAATTCCTGTAGTTCCGGGAACAAAAACACCTTGTGAGATCTATAAAAAAGCCATCAACGATACCAATATCCAGCAAGTATCAGATGCTTTTTATACCGATAAAAGAGAAGCTTTTAAACAAAATTACCTGAAAAAAGCGCTTGAAGGGATAAATGAAACTCTAACGCAAAAATCTTTTGATAAAGAGTACCAGTATACTTTGTACTATTACGATCAGGCAGGCAATTTAGTGCAGACAGTACCGCCGGAAGGTGTACAGCGCTTAAAGGCTTCTTCTGACGAAACTATCAACAGCCTGCGTAAAACAAATTCGCAAAAAGAAGATACAGCACCGGTAAATGATATTCCGGTATTGCCGCTTCATAAAATGCAGACACAATACCGCTACAACTCATTAAACCAACTCGTATGGCAGCAAACTCCTGACGGAGGTGTGACACGTTTTGCTTATGATGAACTGGGGCGAATCATTGCCAGCCAAAATGCCAATCAGATTGGGAATTCACAATTCAGCTATACCCGTTACGATGGTCTTGGCCGAATCACAGAAGCCGGACAGCTAAAAACAAAAACCGGTCTTTCTTTAACTATTAGCGAAAGCGGACGTTTGACAGATGCCGGAGGAAATTTAATTTCTTCGGATGCTGTTACCAAAACAATCAATTATCCATACAATATTGCCGATGCTACAGAACAGGTAACCAAAACTATTTATGACAGTCCTGTACAGGACACTCAAAACTGGTTTACTACTTACGGATCAGACAACAACCATAAAAGGGTTACTGCTGTATTGTATTTTGATACGCTCACAAGCGCGGTTCCTGTAACCAGTTACGCCAACGGTATTTTCTATGATTATGATGTACACGGAAACGTAAAAGAGCTGGTGCACCACATCAACAACCCAAAACTGACAAGTATGGGGGTTGCTGTTAAAAAGGTAGTGTATGATTATGACCTGATCAGCGGAAACGTAAACAGGGTTACCTATCAGCCAAACAACGCAAAAGATCAGTTCATACACCGTTATGAATACGATGCCGATAACAGAATTAAGCAGGTTTATACCAGTAAAGACAATATCATCTGGGAAAAAGAAGCCAACTACCTGTATTACGATCACGGTCCGCTGGCACGTTTAGAGCTTGGTGACAAACAAGTTCAGGGTCTTGATTATATCTATACCCTACAGGGCTGGTTAAAAGGAGTGAACTCTGAGAAACTGGGCTATGCTTTTGATGCCGGTCAAGATGGTCTGAGTGTAGCGCAGGATGCTTTTGGTTTTGCTTTAAATTATTACAAAGGTGATTACCAGTCACGTGCGGGCACTACTAAAGATAACACGTTATTTAGTTTCAGTAAAGCGCAGGCATTAGAACTGGATACGAATAATCTGTTCAATGGAAACATCAAAGAAATGGTAACTTCATTGACAAATCACGAGCAAAATACAGTTCCTACTCAGTTCAATTATTATAAATATGATCAGCTGAACAGGATTAAGGAAATGACTTCTAAGTCGATTACAACGGCGGGGGTTGCTTCAAATGGTTATTGGTCAAATTACACGTATGACCGAAACGGAAATTTATACAACCTAAACAGAGCAGATCGTTTAAACGGTGTGATTACGCCTATGGATCAGCTTTCTTATACGTACAATAACGGCAACAACCAGTTAAGACGTGTTAATGACGCTGTAGGAAACGGGGTGTTTGTTGCTCCGGGTGGTACCGTTAATGATACTTCTCTGGACATTGACAACCAGACCGAAGATGAAAATTATGTTTATGATAATATTGGCCAGTTAAAACAAGACAAGCAGGAAGGATTAAACATTGACTGGCGTGTCGATGGTAAGGTCAAATCGGTTACCAAAAATAACGGAACGGTTATCAGTTTTGAATATGACGGTTTAGGAAACCGAATTGCGAAAATAGTAACGACACCTACTAAAACTACGACAACTTATTACGAGCGTGACGCACAGGGTAATGTACTGAGTACCTACGAAATGATCAAACAAGGCAATATAACGAGTTATTACCTTGTTGAACAGGATATTTATGGCAGCAACCGACTTGGAACTGAAAACCGCAGAATACTCATCAGTGAGGAAAATGGTACGCTACTTAGAAAAGCGCTGAACAGTAAAATTACTGCCAGTACAGAGGCTCAGACCCTGACAGAAACTCCTGTTCAAAACATTCTGGCTGGTATAACCCTAAATAGTATATTTGGAGCCGCAACCTGGAACGAAAAACCGGAAAATACCATCAATTTATTTAATAGCGATAAACAGCAAACATTAGCAATAGAATTAACCGGACATCTAAAAATAGATGCTGCTGATACACCAAACAGCACTTATCTGTTAGCTTCTTTGCACAGTACTCATATAGAAGGTGACATGTGGCCGAGGGGTCCTGCCCGTTCTTACTTGAACTCAGTTTTACTATCTGTCAAAAAAGGACCAAGTGGTTACAAACCAGTGATTACACTTATAAAATACAGAAGGACGCATCACAGGTATAAAAAATCACACAAAAAATGGCGTCTAAGCTATAGAAGTTATAAACATACAACCAATTATGAAATTATGTCTCCGAGCATTCCGGAAGATGAATGGGATATAAAAGCAAATATTGAACTTAGTAAAACATTAGGTGAATATGTTGTAACCATTACGGTAAACGGAAATGAATATAAAACAACTGCAATAAAGCATCTTAATTACGACGGAGATGAGGAGGATAATATGCAGGATGATTCCCCTCGACTAAGAATCAGATTGCCACAAAATACAGTTGGAGCTACAACTATCACTCATAAACCAGATGATACTACAGTATACAATGCACTAAAAAGCCAAATATGCGATTTTGGGTATACGATTGATAACGGACAGGAAAAAGAAGATCTCCTGACCAATTATTTCAGTTTGGATAAAGAAGGAACTACACAGCCACAAGTGACCTTTACTTCTACCACTAATCATACCATGACATTGGCTGCTGGTGCTCAATTTTCACAAACCTATTGTGGTGCTAAAGATGATGACAAAGACGGTGATGGTTATATAGATACTCTAGATAATTGCCCGAATATATTCAATCCGGACCAGGCAGATGAAGACGGTGACGGTGTTGGGGATGTATGTGATAACTGTCGCAAAAAAATCAATACTGACCAGTTAGATACCGATAAAGATGGTGTGGGAGATGTATGTGATAATTGTATAAATAATGCTAACTTTGACCAGGCCGACACCGAAGTTGATGAAAACGGAAAACCACATCCTGATGGATATGGCGATGCATGCGACAATTGCAAAACCATATACAATCCTGATCAGAAGGATGAAAACAACAACGGTATTGGAGATGCCTGCGAAGGACTGGCACAAGGTATGGGTAAAAATTCATTTGCCACTACCCCACTCACTGCCTATCGTTTTGTAGGAGACAAACAATATGAATTATCGAACCATTTAGGTAACGTTCTTTCGGTAATTAGCGACAGGAAACTAGCAGGAACAATCAATGTGCCTGGGTTGACGACACTTAATGATTTTAATTTCACTGGCTGGGCAAACATTAATGCAGATAATAACTGGAGTGCAGCAAATGCTGCAATAGTTACAACAAATACCAATAAACTGGTAATAACCGCTAAGGGATTGGGTACTGGAGTTGTATATTCTATGCTTACAACAACCGGTAAAAAATATACCGTAACTTATGACCTGGAACTGACTACTTCTCCTGAAATTAAGGTAAGAGCATCCAATTTTGGAGTACCTTTCCAGCAAAAAACGGATAAAACTTCAGGAAGGAACAGCATAACTTTTATCGCAACTGGCGTAGTTACAAATATTGAATGGTTAAAAAACAGGGAAGACGGAAATTTAGAGGAAGTATTTACGCTCGATAATGTTAATACAGCCGTTGAATCTGCAACTAATCAGGTTTCTGTTATTGCTTTTTCGCCAGACGTTCGAAGCTACTCAGATTACTATCCTTTTGGACAGTTAGTGCCTACTAGACATGGTAGTTCGGATTCTTATCGTTATGGCTTCCAGGGACAGGAGAAGGATGATGAAATTAAAGGTGGTGAAGGGAATTCGTTGAATTATACTTTTAGGATGCATGATCCTAGGGTTGGTAGGTTTTTTGCGGTGGATCCTTTGGCGCAAAAGTACTCGTGGAATAGTCCATATGCTTTTTCCGAAAATAGAGTTATCGATGGGGTTGAACTTGAAGGACTTGAATTTACAAAACTCAACAAATCATTAGTTACCGCACGATTAAACTATTTAGAGGATCATCCCATGGCTATTAATCAACAAAGTTCTGGTACATGCGTCCTAGCTGCTATTACTTATTTATGGATTAAAGAAGATTGCCAAGGTTTCAGCCAAACGATAATGAAATTATATAACACTGGAGAAGCTAAGTATAATCAGTTTGTTTTTCATCCTGGAGAAGATCTTCAAAATATTGACCCTAAAAACACAAAAATTACTCACGAAAAAAATTATAGCACTGATTGGCTTATATTAGCTAGTCTTCAACAAACTTTAAATGCGCACAGGGATAAGCCTGACTACTCAGGTAAAGTTAATGATAAAGGCGAGGATATTGGACCAACTGAAAATTCAGCAACAGAAGAAATGTTTTTAATGAAAAAATTATTAAATTTTAAAGATGTAAAAGCTATTCGCCCTAATGAAAAAAATTCAGGTTCGCAAACTTTAAAAAACATTGATACAAAATTTCGTGCAGGTTACGCCATAATTTTAAATGTTAAAGCAGCAATTATGTACGACTTAACAACAGCTTCTGCAATCCCAGGTATTCAAGATGGCCGTCATGCTGTAAATTATTTAGGAGGTCTACAAGAAGCGGGGAAAAATATACTTGGTCAACAATTATATCAATTTAATGTTCAAACGTGGGGGAAAAAAGAATACACAATCACAGTAACAGAAGGTCAAATAGAGAATGGTGCAATTATGAATTATGTACAAGGTAAACCTACTAAATAA
- a CDS encoding toxin glutamine deamidase domain-containing protein, with protein MNCTNCVISTDLQLQGIKSTAMPKALTPEGQYTNGPVAISVLEKHYSAKFVNTNVSKLEELSIGKRGIIFGETKRGGGHVFNVVNQNGTIRYLDGQTGKAADINKYSNLKFLPTN; from the coding sequence ATGAATTGTACTAATTGTGTAATCTCAACAGATTTACAATTACAAGGAATAAAAAGTACGGCAATGCCAAAAGCTCTTACTCCAGAAGGGCAGTATACAAATGGACCAGTAGCAATATCTGTTTTAGAAAAACATTACAGTGCGAAATTTGTAAATACGAACGTATCCAAATTAGAAGAATTGTCTATTGGTAAAAGAGGTATTATATTTGGGGAAACAAAAAGGGGTGGTGGACATGTTTTTAATGTTGTAAATCAAAATGGAACAATTAGATATTTAGATGGACAGACAGGAAAAGCAGCTGACATTAATAAGTATTCGAATTTAAAATTTTTACCAACAAATTAA